CTGCAAAAGATATACCCAGCAGCATGGCAAATAAATATATTATTTGTTTCATAGTCTTCAATCTTTAAGATGTTTAAGATGCTGCAGGGAATGTTACCCGTGTACTGTCGGCCTCATAGATAGGCCCTTTAACGGCCTCATATTCGGCTAACTTTTCCCGCGCTTTTAGCTGTAAATAATACCTGTAATCCGTAATTAAGGTCTCGTCGAAAGTATTATACCCAACATAATCGATGATGAACCTCATCTTTTCTTGTCCCCACTCCCCGAAGGTGGCCAGATAACTATTCGGTGAATCCCAGTTAGCTGGTTTCGTGGCTTTACCAGTAATTTTAAGGACATACACGACACGATCCTTAATTCCCTGGATGAAATATTCATTAGGAAGAATTTCCATATCCAGCCGATACTCCTCGGTATCCATCTGTGGTGTTCGAGTCATGATCACCGGTAAGGCGACAGACACCTTATTTGCCGGCATCACCATTCTCTTCACCATTTCTGGATCATCGAATGCAACATAATGAGTTCCTGCAACAGCGGCTCCGGGTTCCCCGACATTGGACTGCACGATACGAAACGGGCGATCCTGAGCGGAAGGCGACCCCGTAAGCAACACGTCCAACCAAACCGTATCTATTTGAATAGATCCCGCCAAAAAGAAGGAATAGGATGTACTATCAAGTTGTGGCGTTCCCTTGCTATTGTTATTATAAATATCACGGAAAAAGAAAAGGGAACTTTCGTTATCAAACGTACTGATTTCATTTTCTTGGCAAGCAACAAAGGCCAGCACCGAAATAAAAAAGAAAAATCCGTATTTCATTATTTTATTGACCATAATCTAAGCATAAAATTATTCAAACGACATTTGGGATTCCGGGAAAGGAAGTTTATAAGACGCATCCGGCACCTCTTTCGTCACGGGCCATGTCAAGCTATTATACGTAAGCCGTTTATAAAAGAAAAACATTTGACCTTCACCATAAAATTCCTTTCGGTACTCTTTCTCAAGGCGACTCTTTATTGCCGCAGGAGTTGTCAAAGTTCCATCAATAGAGGCATCCAATACCCGAGCCATACGATATACTTTAAACAAATCATCCCGCCCACATTCCGTCACGATAAAATACATCTCGGCAAGCCGGATCAAAGGAATATCCGTTACGGCAGTCACTGTGCTACCAGTTTCATTGTATTTTTTGAAAAAATTAAAAGCGGAACTGGCCAAAGGAACAATCCGGTTTTCCCACAAGCGACTATTCCGATAGCGAATATCAGAAGTGTGAAGAGAAGCTTCAAAGGCCTCGTCAAGATAAGCTACCGTCTGGGTATATGCCGTACTGTAATTAAAGAAT
The window above is part of the Butyricimonas paravirosa genome. Proteins encoded here:
- a CDS encoding DUF4843 domain-containing protein, with the protein product MKYGFFFFISVLAFVACQENEISTFDNESSLFFFRDIYNNNSKGTPQLDSTSYSFFLAGSIQIDTVWLDVLLTGSPSAQDRPFRIVQSNVGEPGAAVAGTHYVAFDDPEMVKRMVMPANKVSVALPVIMTRTPQMDTEEYRLDMEILPNEYFIQGIKDRVVYVLKITGKATKPANWDSPNSYLATFGEWGQEKMRFIIDYVGYNTFDETLITDYRYYLQLKAREKLAEYEAVKGPIYEADSTRVTFPAAS